Genomic segment of Candidatus Dependentiae bacterium:
GCTTCGGGCGAAATGGTAGAGTAGGTGTGTTCCCAATTTATCGAAAGTCCCATGCGCATCCAAATGTCTTTGAATGTGGTGTGTGCGGCAGCAGTTTCCTGCAAGCAGAGTTTAATAAAATCTGCACGGCCCATGCGTCGACCGCTGACGTTATTTTTTTTCTCAACGTACAGTTCGGTGGGCAGGCCATTGTCGTCGTATCCCATGGGATAAAAAACGTTTTTGCCTTGCATTCTGCGAAAGCGAGCAATGAGATCGGTTTGGGTGTACGAGAAAATATGACCGATGTGAAGTTTGCCAGAAATGGTAGGTGGCGGAGTATCGATCGTAAATTGATTATCTTTTTGTTCTGGGTCGAAATGATATATTTTTTCTTGTTCCCAGAGTTTTTGGATCGCAAGTTCGGCTTGCAGTTCGTTGTATTTGTTTGTATCCATGCAGATACTTCCTCTTTTCATCTTAGTGTACGTTTTTTGTATGTAGGGTAGTGTATCACATGCTTGAGCAACTGCAAAAAAAGGGTTGAATTGCGCGCGGCAAGACAACCCTTTTGAGTGCTAAAAATAGTATGTTTTTATCTTCTTGGGGTTTCTGGACTGGTAAGTAAACCTAAAAAAGCATTTAAATCGATAACGATTGCAGAAATGTTATCTGTCGAGCCTTCTTGAAAAGCCCTCCAGCATAAATATTGTGCGGGGTTATAGGCAAGATATTTCTCTTCTGTTAAAAAATTGACGATTTCCTGACTTTTTAATGTTGAGCCATACACATCTGCAACGCCATCTGAATACATAAAAATAGTATCACAATCGGTTAATGGAAATTCTTGAATATCGGGAATAACAGAAACTGGCGTATCTTTGTTTGAAGGGTTATAGGTTGTTTTTAAATCAAAATCACCAAAGGAGCGAGCGACGTTTAATGATCCCCCAATTCTCCCGGATATGACATAGCTTCCGGCATCTTCAACGCGTTTTATTTCACAATTTTCGTCGTGAGTTGTGTCGTTGCAAGAAGGTAAGCACTTGAGATCATGGTCTTTTGTTTCAAGGATAATCCTACCATCTTTTACAGCAAGAGCGGAGGAATCACCAAGGTTTATAAACCATCCTTGGTTGGTTGCGATGTTTGCAACAAAAACAACTGCAGTTGAACCAGCAAAACAATCGTAAGAATTGTTAAAATACTTATAGCGGGGCGCCTTTTTTATTTCTTCATCAATTTTCTTATAAAGTAGATTGATGGATTCTTGTTTGACCTTACCATCTTCTTTCACTTTTGTTAGAAGCTGTCCGAGAAAGTTGCTTTCTCCGGTAAGTCCGCGTGAAACCATGTTTCCGGCATGGCCATCAAACACCGCAAAAGCTACCCAGTTTTCATCTCTGAGAAAGGCGATAGAATCTTGCTGGTCATCGCCATATCGAAGGCCATTCATTTGGAAGGCCGCAACAGCTCGGCCAAATTCTGTGGTAACCGTTTCAAATGAGGCCATGGATTGGCAGACACTTTTTTTGCGTGAGTCCTCTGAGGGGTTATAATGATAATTGGTCGGGAGAATAAATTTTTCTGCTGTCATTTCAGCCCATGGAGTTTTGTTGGCTTTGGTTTTATTAAAAACCATTTGTTTGCGTGAGTTACCCTTTAGCACTGCTATTGGCATGACAGAAATACCAACAACCAATCCGGTTACTCCTAATTTTTTAGCAAGTGACCATGAACTGTCAGCCGCTTGCGCACTCGCATCAACCAATGGCGCAACCCACGCAGGACACTCGGCCACAGAATAAACCACAACTTCATGCATGCCTTTTGCGTCAATCGAAAGCTGAATTACAACTGAATCAAGCTCGGTTTCTGCAGCAACAGCCAGAACTGCAGGTTGTTTTGCTGCAAAAAGCAATCTCAGCTCGCGGGCAAGCTTACTTTCGTTATTTTTTACGCGTTGTACTAAATCATCTTTTTTGGTAAAAACCTTCAACCAGCGAATTTCTTCCGCTGAGACGGTCATTTTTTTTTGTACCAACGATGCTACATCGCCAGTCACGTGCACTGTTTGGACTTGTTTGGTAGAAAGCGCTGTCGTTTGCGCTCCGGGAACCAGTAACACCGGTTGTCCAATAACATTTGATGCCAAAAGAAGCATCAAACAAATCATTTTTATTTTTGTATTCATAAAAAACCCATTTTTAATCTTTTTTAAGATTCTTTAAGTCTAAAAGACAAGTATGACTTGAGCGAAAAACTATAATAAAAGAATAATTTTATGGTTTTTTTGAAAAAATTTATCCATACGGTGATTTTATTTGAAACTGTTCATTAAGCATGAGTTTTTTGAGGGAGTGGCATTTTCTTGGTATGCTTTGTTTATAAAAAAGCATTTGTAGGGTTTTGGTATGAATTTAAAATTATCGAATACGATTTCGCGCAAAAAAGAGCCGTTTGTGGCTCAGTCTTTGACTTATGTTACGATGTATGTCTGCGGCATAACGCCATACAGTTACTCGCACATTGGTCATGCGCGGGTGTATGTAACCTTTGATATCTTGCATAGATTACTTAAGGTTTTAGGAAAAAAGGTTACGTATATCAGGAATTTTACTGATATTGACGATAAGATTTTAGATCGTATTCCGCTTCCGCATACCCAGATCGAAGAAAAAATTACGCAATTTGTGCAGCCATTTATTGCCGATTTTCATTCAGGGTTGCAAAAACTTAATTGTTTGCCGGTGAGTCATGAGCCGCGGGTTACCCAGACGATTCCAGAAATTATTGAGTTAGTTGAGCAATTAATAGCCAAAAAACATGCTTATGTGGTGGGCAATGATGTTTACTATGACATTGCATCGTTTTCTGCGTATGGAAAATTGTCGGGTCATCCGCTTGAAAATCTTTTAGCTGGTTCACGGGTTGATGTTGCCGATGGCAAAAAAAATCCGGGAGATTTTGCTTTGTGGAAAGGGAACAGTGATGGTCTTTACTGGAGTTCACCCTGGGGGTATGGCAGGCCGGGATGGCATATTGAATGTTCTGCGATGGTTGGTAAATATGCCAAAACATTAGATATTCATGGTGGAGGCGCAGATTTGATGTTTCCGCATCACGAAAATGAGTGTGCGCAGTCTGAGGCTGGATTTGGGTATCCACTAGCATCTTATTGGATGCACGTTGAATTTTTGTTGATGAATAAAGAAAAAATGTCGAAAAGTCTGGGAAATGTACTATTGATGAAAGATGTTTTAGAGAAAAATAAACCGATGGCCTTTCGCTTCTTGATGTTGCAGCATGGGTACAATAAGCCTTTGAGTTATTCGGATGACGATCTTGCGGCAGCAGAGAAAGCTTTTGATAGGCTGAATGATTTGTTCTGGCGAGTGGAATCGATCAGTGATATTGATTTTATGCAGGCGGTACTTGAGCAAGATATACCATTTATTTCACAGGCTTTTGCGGCAATAGAAGATGATTTGGGGTCAGCAAAAGCTATTGCGTTAATTTTTGAGCATATTTCAGAGATAAAAAATTCACCAGAAGCAAGAAAACTAACCAAAGCGTTGTGTGAGCAGGTCCTAGGCTTGAAATTTGAAGAGCCCAAAGAACAAGAAATTTCGGACGAAATAAAAACGCTTATTGAACAGCGAGAAATTGCGCGAAAAGAAAAAAATTGGGTACAGGCAGATCAGATTCGAGCTCAATTAGTAGCTCTTGGGTATGATGTTAAAGATAAAAAATTATAGTGTTTTAAAGTAAAAAGCGGGCATTCTTTGCCCGCTTTTTTTGTAATTTGTTTTTGTTATTCGATTAAATCGGTTACGGCCTCAATGATTGCTTCTTCTTGTTTGAATTGTTGAGCAATTTGACGTGCTTTAAGCGCGTTTACTAATGTATCAACAAGGTTCCATGTGACGATTCCCGCGTAAGCACCAACAAGTCCTTGCTCGAAGATGATTGCGATAAGATACGAAGTTGGCAAAAATACCCCGTAAGTTGTAATCATGCTTGCTCTCATAAGGAAAGCTGTTTGTTTGGCACCATTTAAGTATCCACGGAACATGAAATTTGTCATTACGATAAACTGATTAAACGCGATGATTTTGATGAGTGTTGCTGCATTTTGAGCCACAATTAAGTCTGTTGGGCTGAAAATTAACGCAATTTCGTACGCATAAGCAAAAACTGCTATACCAATAATTCCTGCACAGCAGAGAGCTGTTCCTGTAACACGAACAGCGACGTGCCAAAGATAGTTAGTTTGTTTTCCACCGATTAGTTGTGCGATCAACAGAGACATGGTGAACATGAAGGCAAGGCCTGGAATGTATGATATGTGAAAGACTTGTGCTGCAACACCAAAAGATGCAGATGCATTTTGTCCAAGAGCTTCTAGGATTCTGTTGAAAATAAGCATTGCCATAAATCTAAAACCAGCATGAACACCAACGCTTGATGCGCTTTTGATATAATCACCAAGAATTGCTTTAAATGATGTTCCAAGTCTGTAAAAAAGAGATTTAAATCCTTGGGTATAGAGTGCACCGAGAGCAAAAAGTGCTGAAATGATGTATGCAAGAAGAGTTGCGTATGCAATTCCTTCGATACCCATTGGTTCACAAAAATAGAGGTTAACGGGAATTTTGCAGACAAATGGAATAACGATAAAGTCGATTCTGCCCCAAACAAATACACAGTTGAGTATGATATTTAATGATTGTGCAATCAGTGTAATGATCGTTGGAATTACTACTCGATTTGTGCTGCGAAACATGCCATCGATAACAAATGTTGCAAAGGTGAACCCACCAGAGGCCATGATAATTGGTAAATAGCGAATACCGAGTTGTTGAATTTCTGGTGTTTTGCTAAAGGTTGCGTAAATGAGAATCGCAAGTGGTTTTCCTAAAATAATCAAAAGGATTCCAAGAATTGCAGAAATGGCGAGCCCGATTCGACCAACATGATACATGTCTTCTTCGCGTTGAGCTCCAAAAAATTGAGAAGCTAGAATTGTTGTGCCAAGACGTAGGCCTTCAAAAAACGCCATGATCATATTCCACGAGGTATGAGCGATCGTAAGCGCGGAAATTGCAGCGCTTCCAAGTCCGCCAGCAAAATACATATCAACAAGTCCAACGGCCATAAGCGTTGCCTGGGAAATAAATGTTGGAAATGTTAATTGGATAATTTTAAAAAGAGAAAAGTTTTTTTTCATCGTAAACCGCAGTACTGTAAAAAACGAATTACATCAATGTTATGCGCGAGAAGTATACACTGATTTTAAAAAATTACGCATGGAAATGAACAGAGAGCGAAGAAAAAGATCGTTTATGGATGCTTTTTAAGTGGAATTTATAAAAATAGAGCTTGAAAATGTTTTAAACGCTGGAGCTTTGGTGACCAGAGTTTGGATGTCTTGAAATGTTGTGCTGCGTAAAAAAAGGTGTCTGGTTTCAACGCCGCCGATTTTTTTCATGAGAGGTTCTACTGGTCCAAGCACAACAATTGGAAGATTTTGGTTGGAGATAACTTCTTGTAGCGCTTTTTTGTATTGATGTATTTCGTCGATTAAAACGGTTTCTTTTTTGTTGAAGAATTCGATTTGTATGAGCCGTGTGAATGGTGGATATGCAAGCTCTTGACGCATCAGCAATTCATTTTCGCAAAACGCAGGGTATTTTTCTTCGCTGATGTATGAAAAAAGATCATCGTTGCTCATTGATTGAATGATAACTTCACTGTGTTCTTGTTCTCTGCCGGCCCTGCCTGCAACTTGAATAAGTTTTTGTAAAACACTTTCGCGCGTGTGGTAGTCTGGAATTGCAAGACCAAGGTCTGCCCATACAATCCCAACAAGAGTTACTTTGGGAAAGTGGTATCCTTTTGTAATTAGTTGTGTTCCGATGAGGATGTCAATTTCTCCTTGTTTGAACTTTTTAACATCTTCAAGCCACTCGCGTTTCTTTTTTGTAGAATCTAGGTCAGCTCGCGCAACTCGTGCATCAGGAAAAAGTTTTTTGACGATTGTTGTAAGTTGCTGAGTTCCGATTCCTTTCATGAGTAGGGGGAGCTCTGATTTATGACATTTTTTGCAGGTGGTTGGCACTGCGCATGCATATCCGCAATAGTGGCATGAAAGGGAAAAAGAATTGTTTTCTAGCTCGTGAGGAGTAAGTGAAACAGAGCAAGCCTTGCAAGTAACAAATTCGCCGCACGACTGACATTGCGCAGAAAAGCTATATCCTCGACGATTGAGGTACAAAATCACTTGTTCTTTTTTTTGCAATCGATCAGTAATCGCTTTTTCCAGCTCGCGGGTAATCCAAAAAGAAGCGCGCTTCTTAGGAGAATCTTTGAGCGATGCGTGAATGATAGAGGGAAACTTTCCACGAAACCGTTTTGATAGAGTGCATTTTTGGATAAGACCCCGCTTTTCTCGGTAAAGCGTTGAGAGGCTGGGGGTTGCAGATCCAAGTACGATAGGGCAGTTGTATAGTTGGGCTCGCCAGAGCGCCATTTCTTTCGAATTTATTTTTGGATGGCGTTTTTCCTGAAAGCCTCGTTCGTGTTCTTCATCGACGATGATTAGTCCAAGGTTTGAAATTGGTAACAAAACAGGAAGGTGAACGCCTAAGATGACGCAGGGAGTTTTATTTAAAAGGTTATTCCACAGCGTCTTTTTCGCAGAAATTTTTGAACTTGAATGAAATGAAAACACAAGGTGTGGAGTTGTGAGCTGAGCTTTAAAAATAGCTTCAAATTGCAATGCAAGCGCAACTTCGGGAAAGAGGCACAAGATCGTTTTTTTTTGCTCAAGAGCTGTTTTAATGAGTTTTTTATATACTTCTGTTTTGCCAGAGCCGGTAACGCCATGGAGTAGAAATGGCTTGTATGTCTCTTGAATTATTGCGGGTGTAATTGTTGCAATTGCAGCCGCCTGTTCGTTTGAAAGTATGACATCTGGGACGGTTTGTACCGTAATTTGCGTTGAGCTATCCAATTCTTCTGGCTTTGATTGAATTGATGAGATGAAGCGTTGATAGAGCGTTGTTGGTGATACGAAATAGAAATGCCCAACTTTGTTAATAAACGATGAATGTTTGTTGTCTTTTGGGATTTCAAAGACGCGTATAATTTCACGAATGTTGGACACATTTATTTTTTGTGGTGGTTGGCTTGTGCAGCGTTGCACAAGCGCAGGAAAAATTTGGTTACGCAAAGGAACTTCAACAAAAGAATCAATAAAAATTAATGATTCTTTTGTTGGTGGGACCTTATACCACAAGGGCTCTTGCCATCCGGCCAAAAGCCATACTTGTACATACACGAAATAAAACCTTTTAGAGTTATGATTAATCAGTCTTCACTTTTTTTTTTAGTTTCAGCTTCAGTTTCGGTCCTAACTGCAGCTTCGATTATAAGTTGTTCAGGCTTTTTAAAGAGAGCTCTTTCTGCGTCTATTCTGCGCTTGACTCGTCTTGGGCAGCAGACTCCTAATAAGTAAATTATTTTTGCTGGTTTAGGTTTAATGTCAAATCCACAATGTCCTGGTGTTGTTCTTTTCGAAAGAACATCATACTCATATCCATAATTAAATGTTTTGCATTCAGGGCAGTCCCTCAGAATTGTTTCTGTTTTATTTGGATGTTTAATAACGTATTTTCGTCCAGAAGGAGTCGTTGAACATGATTTTAAGGGTTTATTATAAGATAAATCTATGTCGTCTTGATTGCAAAGAGCTCGTGTGTGTTGTTTTAATTTATAACCACATTTTACTTCTCCAGTTTTCGGATCGCGTATTTGATAGGTTTCGCAAGTAGCACAAAGCTGAGCATTTGTTCTTGTCATTTTAATAAGAGGAAGTTCAGGATCTGAGGGGGATGGAGTAAATGTATGAGGTTCCTGCTCGTACAAAGAAAAATAATTAAAAAAATCATTGCCGACAAATCCTTCTTTTGGCATGCTGCCAAAAGGTTCTAGTCTAAACAACGGTTTTGGCATGAAACTTGGAAGCGCTACTCCGCGTCCTGGAGAGATTAGAGCTACAAAAAAAATTAATTTTATAATTTTTAAAAAAAGGTTTTTTAAATTTAGTTTTGCCATTATAGAAAGACCACCTTGGATTTATTGTTTAAATTTACTAATTAATGAGCTTATGAAATAAAAAAAAAATAGGCCAGAAGCTTACAAAAAAGGCCTTTTTTTATAAAAAATCTATTTATGAACTCTTTGAACTTGGAGTGTACATGTTTTCTTTTAGGTACAAGGGGGTGAGTTTTGACGATTGATTTTGGGTTGAGCAGAAAAGCAAAAAACCACTTTTACTTAGAATTTCAAGGGGGGCAAGTTCAATCTGCGGAAAAAGTTCTACTTGATTTGAGTTGAAGGCTGAATTGATCTGGTCAGTGCATAATACAATACCGTTTCCAGAAAAATATATTTTGATGTTGGGGTATTTTTTAGCAATTTCATCCAAAAGAAGAGCTGTTTTTTTGTATCCAGCAGATTTTTTGGTGATAATTTCTTTTGCATCAAAATTTATTTCATAAATTCCATAATAAGACTCAGCGTTATACGCATTAAGCAAACAAATTATGATAAATGACCGATGAGAGTGGTTTTCAGATAAAATGTGACTTAGGGTTGCTTTTGCAAGTTCATCAAGGCCATCAAGGCCGACAAGAGGTATTTTGAGGGCAAAGCCAAGAGCGTTGACCGTAGAGAGTAGTACCCGCAATGAACTAAATGCGCCTGGTCCTTGGTCAATAATTATTCCTGAGAGCGCTTCAAGCGTTAGATTATTTTTTTTTAAGATACTTTGAGCGAGAGGAACTAATGTTGAGCTCGCTGTTTTGCTAACTTCCTGGACCGAATCAATCAATTTTTCGTTGCAAGAGATACCGATGGAGAGATTTTTGTAGCTGCACTGGAGGACCAGGAAGTGAGAAGTCATGTGTTTACTCGTCTTGATCTTTTGCTCGTTGCCGTTGATAAAAGAGGCTGAAAGCGTTTTCTTTTAGGCTGTTTTCTTTCTTTTCAACAACTTTACCACAATTTAAACATTTCCACCCTTTAAAATTGATGAATGTGTTTAAAAAAGTTTGGGTTACCATTAACCCTT
This window contains:
- a CDS encoding protein serine/threonine phosphatase 2C family protein; this translates as MNTKIKMICLMLLLASNVIGQPVLLVPGAQTTALSTKQVQTVHVTGDVASLVQKKMTVSAEEIRWLKVFTKKDDLVQRVKNNESKLARELRLLFAAKQPAVLAVAAETELDSVVIQLSIDAKGMHEVVVYSVAECPAWVAPLVDASAQAADSSWSLAKKLGVTGLVVGISVMPIAVLKGNSRKQMVFNKTKANKTPWAEMTAEKFILPTNYHYNPSEDSRKKSVCQSMASFETVTTEFGRAVAAFQMNGLRYGDDQQDSIAFLRDENWVAFAVFDGHAGNMVSRGLTGESNFLGQLLTKVKEDGKVKQESINLLYKKIDEEIKKAPRYKYFNNSYDCFAGSTAVVFVANIATNQGWFINLGDSSALAVKDGRIILETKDHDLKCLPSCNDTTHDENCEIKRVEDAGSYVISGRIGGSLNVARSFGDFDLKTTYNPSNKDTPVSVIPDIQEFPLTDCDTIFMYSDGVADVYGSTLKSQEIVNFLTEEKYLAYNPAQYLCWRAFQEGSTDNISAIVIDLNAFLGLLTSPETPRR
- a CDS encoding cysteine--tRNA ligase, whose amino-acid sequence is MNLKLSNTISRKKEPFVAQSLTYVTMYVCGITPYSYSHIGHARVYVTFDILHRLLKVLGKKVTYIRNFTDIDDKILDRIPLPHTQIEEKITQFVQPFIADFHSGLQKLNCLPVSHEPRVTQTIPEIIELVEQLIAKKHAYVVGNDVYYDIASFSAYGKLSGHPLENLLAGSRVDVADGKKNPGDFALWKGNSDGLYWSSPWGYGRPGWHIECSAMVGKYAKTLDIHGGGADLMFPHHENECAQSEAGFGYPLASYWMHVEFLLMNKEKMSKSLGNVLLMKDVLEKNKPMAFRFLMLQHGYNKPLSYSDDDLAAAEKAFDRLNDLFWRVESISDIDFMQAVLEQDIPFISQAFAAIEDDLGSAKAIALIFEHISEIKNSPEARKLTKALCEQVLGLKFEEPKEQEISDEIKTLIEQREIARKEKNWVQADQIRAQLVALGYDVKDKKL
- a CDS encoding MATE family efflux transporter, which encodes MKKNFSLFKIIQLTFPTFISQATLMAVGLVDMYFAGGLGSAAISALTIAHTSWNMIMAFFEGLRLGTTILASQFFGAQREEDMYHVGRIGLAISAILGILLIILGKPLAILIYATFSKTPEIQQLGIRYLPIIMASGGFTFATFVIDGMFRSTNRVVIPTIITLIAQSLNIILNCVFVWGRIDFIVIPFVCKIPVNLYFCEPMGIEGIAYATLLAYIISALFALGALYTQGFKSLFYRLGTSFKAILGDYIKSASSVGVHAGFRFMAMLIFNRILEALGQNASASFGVAAQVFHISYIPGLAFMFTMSLLIAQLIGGKQTNYLWHVAVRVTGTALCCAGIIGIAVFAYAYEIALIFSPTDLIVAQNAATLIKIIAFNQFIVMTNFMFRGYLNGAKQTAFLMRASMITTYGVFLPTSYLIAIIFEQGLVGAYAGIVTWNLVDTLVNALKARQIAQQFKQEEAIIEAVTDLIE
- the priA gene encoding primosomal protein N'; the protein is MINHNSKRFYFVYVQVWLLAGWQEPLWYKVPPTKESLIFIDSFVEVPLRNQIFPALVQRCTSQPPQKINVSNIREIIRVFEIPKDNKHSSFINKVGHFYFVSPTTLYQRFISSIQSKPEELDSSTQITVQTVPDVILSNEQAAAIATITPAIIQETYKPFLLHGVTGSGKTEVYKKLIKTALEQKKTILCLFPEVALALQFEAIFKAQLTTPHLVFSFHSSSKISAKKTLWNNLLNKTPCVILGVHLPVLLPISNLGLIIVDEEHERGFQEKRHPKINSKEMALWRAQLYNCPIVLGSATPSLSTLYREKRGLIQKCTLSKRFRGKFPSIIHASLKDSPKKRASFWITRELEKAITDRLQKKEQVILYLNRRGYSFSAQCQSCGEFVTCKACSVSLTPHELENNSFSLSCHYCGYACAVPTTCKKCHKSELPLLMKGIGTQQLTTIVKKLFPDARVARADLDSTKKKREWLEDVKKFKQGEIDILIGTQLITKGYHFPKVTLVGIVWADLGLAIPDYHTRESVLQKLIQVAGRAGREQEHSEVIIQSMSNDDLFSYISEEKYPAFCENELLMRQELAYPPFTRLIQIEFFNKKETVLIDEIHQYKKALQEVISNQNLPIVVLGPVEPLMKKIGGVETRHLFLRSTTFQDIQTLVTKAPAFKTFSSSIFINST
- the tsaB gene encoding tRNA (adenosine(37)-N6)-threonylcarbamoyltransferase complex dimerization subunit type 1 TsaB, with translation MTSHFLVLQCSYKNLSIGISCNEKLIDSVQEVSKTASSTLVPLAQSILKKNNLTLEALSGIIIDQGPGAFSSLRVLLSTVNALGFALKIPLVGLDGLDELAKATLSHILSENHSHRSFIIICLLNAYNAESYYGIYEINFDAKEIITKKSAGYKKTALLLDEIAKKYPNIKIYFSGNGIVLCTDQINSAFNSNQVELFPQIELAPLEILSKSGFLLFCSTQNQSSKLTPLYLKENMYTPSSKSS